The following proteins come from a genomic window of Trifolium pratense cultivar HEN17-A07 linkage group LG4, ARS_RC_1.1, whole genome shotgun sequence:
- the LOC123920960 gene encoding uncharacterized protein LOC123920960 isoform X1 produces the protein MIAEKMLLAESGDRSPSPPTRHESWKRARQTKDGSYTSTATQVIADKIVFDDPTSLTEEELYELRNSWATCFLDLYNPEVDYDVADDEA, from the exons ATGATTGCTGAAAAGATGTTGTTGGCAGAGAGCGGTGATCGTAGTCCATCTCCACCCACCCGTCATGAAAGCTGGAAGAGGGCACGACAAACAAAAGATGGTTCGTACACATCAACGGCTACACAAGTTATTGCCGATAAAATT GTGTTCGATGATCCCACGTCATTAACCGAGGAGGAGCTGTATGAATTGCGAAACAGCTgggcaacttgttttcttgacctatacaatcccgaggtagattatgatgttgccgatgatgaggcttag